From one Candidatus Cetobacterium colombiensis genomic stretch:
- a CDS encoding MFS transporter: MKQIDRIIFINLITTAIVSGIFNIFTGIHVKNLGYGESVVGQVLSIGSISIAIGSMINAYLSSKIGFKKTISLGLILMFFGILGVSFFTNPFYIKIFSGLMGVGYGFPFSSVGVLLIENSTEDDRVKVFSKNFVVQSLGIVFASYTGGKLIKTFGKVFAVEKSIPLLYMICAVAILFSFYPLFGLRESKKIKSIKNRNFFKSFKEVMSGQALKFIIYNTIIGFGAGLVIPFFSVYLKFALNIDDEKVGMIMGLSQIGLVIGGLLVPYISKILGREQTVVICQLLSIPFLISIAFPQGIVVLGISFFLRSTLMNLNQPLIQNISLETVEYENRALMSSMVLMSSSVTRALSTIIAGYLMESISYNFPYYLTVALYLIGTIVFYKNFKEKKPLRGGANE; encoded by the coding sequence TTGAAACAAATCGATAGAATAATTTTTATAAATTTAATAACGACAGCTATTGTTTCTGGAATTTTTAATATATTTACTGGAATTCATGTAAAAAATTTGGGGTATGGTGAAAGTGTTGTAGGACAAGTTTTGTCTATTGGAAGTATTTCGATAGCTATTGGTTCAATGATTAATGCTTATTTAAGTTCAAAAATTGGTTTTAAAAAAACAATTTCTTTAGGATTAATACTCATGTTTTTTGGTATTTTAGGAGTTAGTTTTTTTACAAATCCATTTTATATAAAGATATTTTCTGGATTGATGGGAGTTGGATATGGATTTCCATTTTCTTCAGTGGGAGTACTTTTAATTGAAAACTCAACTGAAGATGATCGTGTTAAAGTTTTTAGCAAAAATTTTGTAGTGCAAAGTTTAGGTATAGTTTTTGCTAGTTATACAGGAGGAAAGTTAATTAAAACTTTTGGAAAAGTTTTTGCAGTAGAAAAATCTATTCCACTGTTATATATGATATGTGCAGTTGCTATTTTATTTAGTTTTTATCCCTTATTTGGGTTAAGAGAAAGTAAAAAAATAAAAAGTATAAAAAATAGGAATTTTTTTAAAAGTTTTAAAGAGGTAATGAGTGGACAAGCACTAAAATTTATTATTTATAACACTATTATAGGATTTGGTGCAGGATTAGTAATTCCATTTTTTAGTGTTTATTTAAAATTTGCTTTAAATATAGATGATGAAAAGGTTGGAATGATTATGGGGTTATCTCAAATTGGTTTAGTTATAGGAGGACTTTTAGTTCCCTATATATCTAAAATTTTAGGGAGAGAACAGACTGTTGTAATTTGTCAATTACTTTCAATTCCGTTTTTAATATCTATAGCTTTTCCTCAAGGAATAGTAGTTTTAGGAATTTCATTTTTTTTAAGATCCACATTAATGAATTTAAATCAGCCTCTAATTCAAAATATATCTTTGGAAACAGTTGAATATGAAAATAGAGCCCTGATGAGTAGTATGGTATTGATGTCATCTAGTGTAACACGAGCTTTAAGTACTATAATTGCAGGATATTTAATGGAAAGTATTTCATATAATTTTCCATATTATTTGACAGTAGCCTTATATTTAATAGGAACTATTGTTTTTTATAAAAATTTTAAAGAGAAAAAACCGTTGAGAGGAGGAGCAAATGAATAA
- a CDS encoding DNA polymerase III subunit alpha, with product MNKNFVHLHLHTEYSLLDGVGKIDEYLERAKELGMKAISITDHGNMFGAIEFYKLAIKKGIKPIIGIEVYVSEYEMDKKEGRNFHLILLAKNIKGYKNLLKIASIGFLKGFYYRPRVDKTFLKEHSEGIIALSACMQGEVSRSILENETEEIIGKKIQSYIEIFGKDNFYLEIQGNGVSGQKELNKELYNYSKKYDLKCAATNDTHYVYEGDHVLQDLVICIQTGAKVSDTNRMKIETKELFLKSRVEMINSLGDEYIDAIDTTEEIAERCNLSLEFGELKFPKYEIPSCVKSPGEFLRKIVYKGLAQRYPTGLNEDLLKRVEYELDVILKMGYEEYFIVVWDFISYAKSQNIPIGPGRGSAAGSLVAYSLKITDLDPIKYNLIFERFLNPERISMPDIDIDICQERRGEVIDYVTKKYGEDKVAQIITFGRMKARAALRDVGRVLDINLAKVDKVAKLIPAFFNLSDALKENTELRELYSEDGEIRNLINLSQRLENKVRHASIHAAGVVITKDPLIETVPLYSDNKDHIVSTQYQMKELEDLGLLKMDFLGLRNLTNLQRTIDYIKETKNRDIKLDDISLNEKMVYETLSKGDSLGVFQLESTGIRKILVQLKPSRFEDIIALLALYRPGPLGSGMVESFINCKNGLEEIKYPHPTLEKVLKETYGVILYQEQVMKIANIMADYSLGEADILRRAMGKKEASIMDENREKFVERSIKNGYTKEKAEEIFYLIDKFAGYGFNKSHSAAYALIAYWTAYFKCFYPEEYYASIMTSEKSNVENVAFYIEDAKVHKIKLKLSDVNNPVSKFTVENGGIRFSLAAIKNVGESLAEKIKIEYEKNGNYLRYEDFIYRMKGQGLNKKNIEALVYSGALDSLPGNRKQKIESIEKVIDYANKKLKEDDIQQMNLFGGAKSDIVNFVFPDVTDFSPDEKLEKEKEFLGFYYSAHPLDKYGWITKTYKIDKISEVKLENSLHIIKTYGILRDVKKILTKKTKEPMCSFILEDYYDQISGIIFPKEYKKFLNVELEGKAVLIEGSIQIDYFNGNENKKIVVREIKALNSIEFTKQNRMYILINDKSKDKYSRLKEILLDNKGEVPLSFAIDIDGNKEVKNSKITVEITSKLVREIEELLGEKSIVIR from the coding sequence ATGAATAAAAATTTTGTTCATTTACATTTACATACAGAGTACAGTCTCCTAGATGGGGTTGGAAAAATAGATGAATATTTAGAAAGAGCAAAAGAATTGGGAATGAAAGCTATTTCAATAACCGATCATGGAAATATGTTTGGTGCTATTGAATTTTATAAATTAGCTATAAAAAAAGGAATAAAGCCTATTATAGGAATAGAGGTTTATGTTTCTGAATATGAAATGGATAAAAAAGAAGGAAGAAACTTTCATCTGATACTTTTAGCTAAAAATATAAAAGGTTATAAAAATTTATTAAAAATAGCTTCAATAGGATTTTTAAAAGGATTTTATTACAGACCACGTGTAGATAAAACATTTTTAAAAGAGCATAGTGAAGGGATAATAGCTTTATCAGCTTGTATGCAAGGAGAAGTTTCAAGAAGTATTTTAGAAAATGAAACAGAAGAAATTATTGGAAAAAAAATTCAAAGTTATATAGAGATTTTTGGTAAGGATAATTTTTATTTAGAGATTCAAGGAAATGGTGTATCTGGACAAAAAGAATTAAATAAAGAGTTATATAACTATTCGAAGAAATACGATTTAAAATGTGCTGCAACTAATGATACTCACTATGTTTATGAAGGAGACCATGTTTTACAAGATTTAGTAATTTGTATTCAAACAGGTGCCAAAGTTTCAGATACTAATAGAATGAAAATTGAAACAAAAGAACTATTTTTAAAAAGCAGAGTTGAGATGATAAATTCATTGGGAGATGAATATATCGATGCCATTGATACAACTGAAGAGATAGCAGAGCGATGTAATTTAAGTTTAGAATTTGGAGAATTAAAATTTCCAAAGTATGAAATACCAAGTTGTGTAAAATCTCCAGGGGAATTTTTAAGAAAGATTGTGTATAAAGGTTTGGCTCAGCGATATCCCACTGGTTTAAATGAAGATTTATTAAAAAGAGTTGAATATGAACTAGATGTTATTTTAAAAATGGGATATGAAGAATATTTTATAGTTGTTTGGGATTTCATATCTTATGCTAAAAGTCAAAATATACCGATAGGACCAGGAAGAGGTTCAGCTGCGGGAAGTTTAGTTGCTTATTCATTAAAAATAACAGATTTAGATCCTATAAAATATAATCTAATCTTTGAAAGATTTTTAAATCCAGAAAGAATATCTATGCCAGATATAGATATAGATATTTGTCAGGAGAGAAGAGGAGAAGTTATTGACTATGTTACTAAAAAATATGGAGAAGATAAAGTAGCACAAATTATAACTTTTGGAAGAATGAAAGCAAGGGCTGCTTTAAGAGATGTAGGAAGAGTTTTAGATATAAATTTAGCTAAAGTAGATAAAGTAGCTAAATTAATTCCTGCATTTTTTAACTTAAGTGATGCTTTAAAGGAAAATACAGAATTAAGAGAGTTATATTCAGAAGATGGTGAAATTAGAAATCTTATAAATTTATCACAACGTCTAGAAAATAAAGTAAGACATGCATCAATTCATGCTGCTGGAGTTGTAATAACAAAAGACCCACTAATTGAAACCGTTCCTTTATATAGCGACAATAAAGATCATATAGTTTCAACACAGTATCAAATGAAAGAGTTAGAAGATTTAGGATTATTAAAAATGGATTTTTTAGGATTAAGAAATCTTACGAATTTACAAAGAACAATAGATTATATAAAAGAAACAAAGAATAGAGATATAAAACTAGATGATATATCTTTAAATGAGAAAATGGTATACGAAACATTATCAAAAGGAGATAGCTTAGGCGTATTCCAATTGGAATCTACAGGTATAAGGAAAATTTTAGTTCAACTAAAACCAAGTAGATTTGAAGATATAATAGCTTTATTAGCTCTTTATAGACCTGGTCCATTGGGATCAGGTATGGTAGAGAGTTTTATAAATTGTAAAAATGGTTTAGAAGAGATAAAGTATCCCCATCCAACTTTAGAAAAAGTATTGAAAGAAACTTATGGAGTTATATTATATCAAGAACAAGTAATGAAAATAGCTAATATAATGGCTGATTATTCTTTAGGAGAAGCAGATATTTTAAGAAGAGCCATGGGAAAAAAAGAAGCTTCAATAATGGATGAAAATAGAGAAAAATTTGTAGAGAGATCAATAAAAAATGGATATACAAAAGAGAAAGCAGAAGAGATATTTTACTTAATAGATAAATTTGCAGGATATGGTTTTAATAAATCACATTCGGCAGCCTATGCATTAATAGCCTATTGGACTGCTTATTTTAAATGTTTTTATCCAGAAGAATATTATGCGTCTATAATGACCTCTGAAAAAAGTAATGTAGAAAATGTAGCTTTTTATATAGAAGATGCAAAAGTTCATAAAATAAAATTAAAGTTATCTGATGTGAATAATCCTGTTTCAAAATTTACTGTAGAAAATGGAGGAATCAGATTCTCATTAGCAGCAATAAAAAATGTTGGAGAGAGTTTAGCGGAAAAAATAAAAATAGAATATGAAAAAAACGGAAACTACCTAAGATATGAAGATTTTATATATAGAATGAAAGGTCAGGGACTAAATAAAAAAAATATAGAAGCATTAGTTTATTCTGGAGCATTGGATTCACTTCCTGGGAATCGTAAACAAAAGATAGAATCAATAGAAAAAGTGATAGACTATGCAAATAAAAAATTAAAAGAAGATGATATTCAACAGATGAATTTATTTGGAGGAGCTAAATCTGATATAGTTAATTTTGTTTTTCCAGATGTAACAGATTTTAGCCCAGATGAAAAATTAGAAAAAGAAAAAGAATTTTTAGGATTTTATTATAGTGCTCATCCTTTAGATAAATATGGTTGGATAACGAAAACATATAAAATAGATAAAATTTCAGAAGTAAAATTAGAAAATTCCCTGCATATAATAAAAACTTATGGTATACTAAGGGATGTGAAAAAAATACTAACTAAAAAAACAAAAGAACCTATGTGTAGTTTTATTTTAGAAGATTATTATGATCAAATCTCTGGAATTATCTTTCCAAAAGAATATAAGAAGTTTCTAAATGTAGAGTTAGAAGGGAAAGCTGTTTTAATTGAAGGAAGTATCCAAATAGATTATTTTAATGGAAACGAAAATAAAAAAATAGTAGTAAGAGAGATAAAGGCATTAAATTCTATAGAGTTTACAAAACAAAATAGAATGTATATACTAATTAATGATAAGTCAAAAGATAAATATAGTAGACTGAAAGAAATTCTTTTAGACAACAAAGGAGAAGTTCCATTAAGTTTTGCTATTGATATTGATGGAAATAAAGAGGTGAAAAATTCAAAAATAACAGT